From the Silurus meridionalis isolate SWU-2019-XX chromosome 5, ASM1480568v1, whole genome shotgun sequence genome, one window contains:
- the kitlga gene encoding kit ligand a: MKKSKIWIRTCVHLLLYITVAAYPSEIGNPITDDIKKISLLKQNIPKDYKITVQYLPKEVSSMCWVQLNVFHLEESLKDLAQKFGNISSNKDYIATFIQMLQEMRYIIGNSLESSMLEFQCHYREEKWLTPRYFQFVEDFFNTANSSREEEDCEPPPCPTTIKATTTLATMPTPPPTQIRSQDGSSSTANFTANEGSMNPRVLTEIMKKSLYSLLFIPVIAAVLLLAWKVKSRRNAPSLQSSTEGPPLYIGAEPSAPPLDEEISESKRLNNICPV; this comes from the exons ATTTGGATACGTACCTGTGTCCATTTGTTGCTCTACATCACAGTTGCTGCTTATCCCAGTGAGATCGGAAATCCCATAACAGATGACATCAAGAAAATCTCATTACTG AAACAGAATATCCCAAAAGACTACAAGATCACTGTACAATATTTGCCTAAAGAAGTG AGTAGTATGTGTTGGGTGCAGCTAAACGTATTCCACTTGGAGGAGAGCTTAAAAGACCTGGCCCAGAAGTTTGGGAATATTTCCTCCAACAAAGATTATATAGCGACGTTCATCCAGATGTTACAAGAGATGCGATATATAATTGGAAATAGCTTG GAGAGTTCCATGCTGGAGTTCCAGTGCCACTACCGAGAGGAGAAATGGCTCACGCCGCGCTATTTCCAATTCGTGGAAGACTTTTTCAACACCGCCAATTCCTCGAGAGAAGAGGAAGACTGCGAACCTCCGCCGTGTCCCACAACGATAAAGGCAACGACGACGCTGGCGACGATGCCGACGCCGCCGCCGACGCAGATTCGTTCACAAGACG GTAGCTCTTCAACTGCGAACTTCACTGCTAACGAAG GCTCCATGAACCCGAGGGTCCTGACGGAGATCATGAAGAAGAGTCTGTACTCGCTCCTGTTCATCCCCGTCATCGCTGCCGTGTTGCTTCTTGCCTGGAAG GTGAAATCCAGACGAAACGCCCCGTCACTGCAGAGCAGTACAGAAGGACCGCCGCTGTATATCGGAGCCGAGCCCAGCGCGCCGCCGCTAGATGAGGAAATATCTGAAAG caaaaGATTAAACAACATCTGCCCGGTGTAA